A section of the Flaviflexus equikiangi genome encodes:
- a CDS encoding patatin-like phospholipase family protein yields the protein MTLHNNVTDTALIFEGGGMRASYTSAVVSTLLRNDIYLDWVGGISAGSSNTLNYVSRDVRRSRLSFTDFAADPNFGSMRTFIRGKGLFNAEYIYQQTAGPGQALPFDMETFLANPAQVRIGGFNAVTGETVYWGRDDLGTTPEITIRVQASSTMPGLMPIVTIDGEQWVDGAVGSSGGVALEAAEADGYSRFLVILTRPRDYWKLPPRNPRFIDRAFRKYPAVAEALLTRAERYNETKERLLALEEEGRAVLFFPENMTVSSTERNISKLRASYIAGLEQAQRELPHWREFVGL from the coding sequence ATGACCCTGCACAACAATGTCACCGACACCGCCCTGATCTTCGAAGGGGGTGGAATGAGAGCGTCCTACACGTCAGCGGTTGTCAGCACGCTCCTGCGCAATGACATATACCTGGATTGGGTTGGCGGGATTTCTGCCGGCTCATCGAACACCCTGAACTATGTGTCGCGCGATGTGCGGCGCTCTCGTCTGTCCTTTACGGACTTCGCGGCTGACCCGAATTTCGGCAGTATGCGGACCTTCATTCGTGGCAAGGGACTGTTCAACGCCGAGTACATCTACCAGCAGACGGCTGGACCAGGTCAGGCCCTGCCGTTCGACATGGAGACCTTTCTCGCGAATCCTGCCCAGGTCCGCATCGGCGGTTTCAATGCCGTGACAGGAGAGACTGTTTACTGGGGTCGAGACGACCTGGGGACGACTCCCGAGATCACGATCCGCGTCCAGGCATCATCGACGATGCCCGGCCTCATGCCGATCGTCACGATCGACGGTGAGCAGTGGGTGGATGGAGCGGTCGGCTCCTCCGGAGGCGTTGCTCTTGAGGCCGCCGAGGCCGACGGCTATTCTCGTTTCCTCGTCATCCTCACGCGCCCTCGCGACTATTGGAAGCTGCCGCCGCGGAACCCCCGTTTCATCGACCGCGCGTTCCGGAAGTATCCGGCGGTTGCGGAGGCTCTCCTGACGCGGGCGGAGCGCTACAACGAGACGAAGGAGCGGCTCTTGGCGTTGGAGGAGGAAGGTCGAGCCGTTCTCTTCTTTCCCGAGAATATGACTGTCTCCTCGACGGAGCGGAACATATCCAAACTGAGGGCCTCGTACATTGCCGGTCTCGAGCAGGCGCAGCGCGAGCTTCCGCACTGGCGCGAATTCGTCGGGCTCTGA
- the gndA gene encoding NADP-dependent phosphogluconate dehydrogenase, translating into MDMSENRAGTADIGVVGLAVMGANLARNLARNKYSVAVYNRSYGRTETLIAEHGHEGTFVPSADIADFVASLSRPRVAIILVQAGSATDAIIDQLAEHMDEGDIIVDCGNAYFKDTIRREQACQARGLHFVGAGISGGEEGALEGPSIMPGGTAESYARLGPMLEQISAHVDGEPCCAYISTDGAGHFVKMVHNGIEYADMQLIAEAYDLLRQGLGDSPAQIADIFESWMGTELNSYLIEITSEVLRQNDAETGKALVDVIVDAASQKGTGAWTVQTALELGVPVTGIGEATFARGLSSSPTQRSASGPLEGHATPIAVADREVFIEQVRQALYASKIVAYSQGFDLIQAGADEYGWEINKGDLAKIWRAGCIIRAVFLGDITEAYADNPDLPLLMADEKFAPKINECIPALRQIVAQGALAGIPLPAFSSSLSYFDGVRADRLPAALIQGQRDFFGAHTYLRVDREGVYHTEWSADRSESRWS; encoded by the coding sequence ATGGATATGAGCGAGAATCGCGCTGGAACTGCCGACATTGGTGTTGTCGGGCTCGCGGTCATGGGCGCAAACCTTGCCCGCAACCTGGCACGCAACAAGTATTCGGTGGCGGTCTACAACCGAAGCTACGGTCGTACCGAGACTCTGATCGCTGAGCACGGCCACGAGGGGACCTTCGTTCCGTCCGCCGATATCGCCGACTTCGTCGCCTCGCTTTCCCGCCCTCGCGTGGCCATCATCCTCGTCCAGGCGGGTTCAGCGACCGACGCCATCATCGACCAGCTCGCGGAGCACATGGACGAGGGCGACATCATCGTCGACTGCGGCAATGCCTACTTCAAGGACACGATCCGCCGCGAGCAGGCCTGCCAGGCGCGCGGGCTGCACTTCGTCGGGGCCGGTATTTCCGGCGGCGAAGAGGGCGCTCTTGAGGGTCCGTCGATCATGCCGGGTGGCACCGCCGAATCCTATGCTCGTCTGGGCCCGATGCTCGAGCAGATCTCCGCCCACGTTGATGGGGAGCCGTGCTGCGCCTATATTTCGACCGACGGTGCCGGGCACTTCGTCAAAATGGTGCACAACGGCATCGAATATGCTGACATGCAGCTGATCGCAGAAGCCTATGACCTGCTGAGGCAGGGGTTGGGTGACTCGCCCGCTCAGATCGCGGATATCTTCGAGAGCTGGATGGGTACGGAGCTCAACTCTTATCTCATCGAGATCACGTCCGAGGTGCTGCGCCAGAATGATGCAGAGACGGGCAAGGCTCTCGTCGATGTCATCGTCGACGCTGCGAGCCAGAAGGGCACGGGAGCGTGGACGGTCCAGACCGCTCTCGAACTCGGCGTTCCGGTGACGGGAATCGGGGAGGCCACCTTCGCCCGCGGACTATCCTCCTCTCCGACCCAGCGCTCGGCCTCCGGCCCGCTCGAAGGCCATGCCACGCCGATCGCTGTCGCTGACCGTGAGGTTTTCATCGAACAGGTGCGTCAAGCACTGTATGCGTCGAAGATCGTTGCCTATTCACAGGGCTTTGACCTCATCCAAGCCGGTGCCGATGAGTACGGCTGGGAGATCAACAAGGGCGATCTCGCGAAGATCTGGCGGGCTGGCTGCATTATCCGCGCTGTCTTCCTCGGCGATATCACCGAGGCGTACGCAGATAATCCCGATCTTCCGCTCCTCATGGCTGACGAGAAGTTCGCCCCCAAGATCAACGAGTGCATCCCTGCCCTTCGCCAGATCGTGGCGCAGGGCGCCCTGGCCGGCATCCCCCTCCCGGCCTTCTCCTCGTCCCTGTCCTACTTCGACGGTGTTCGCGCTGATCGTCTTCCCGCGGCCCTGATCCAGGGGCAGCGCGACTTCTTCGGAGCCCACACCTACCTGCGCGTTGACCGTGAGGGCGTCTACCACACCGAATGGTCGGCAGATCGCAGCGAGTCCCGCTGGAGCTAG
- a CDS encoding NADP-dependent isocitrate dehydrogenase codes for MSPIIYTHTDEAPMLATESFLPVLQAFASQADVDVETRDISLAGRIIAALSDYLPEDQRQPDALSELGDLAKTPDANIIKLPNISASMPQLKAAIAELQSQGIPVPDYPDQPADDTERDIKSRYDGVKGSAVNPVLREGNSDRRAPQVIKNYTRRHPHSMGAWSPDSKTRVATMSGDDFRANEQTVVMPAADTLSIVHVDDNGTETVLRESIPVLEGEVVDSTVMSAAALDRFLVEQINAAKHAGVLFSVHLKATMMKVSDPIIFGHVVRAFFPRTFADYGAELKAAGLTAENGLGGILDGLSRVENGEAIAASFEKEMAEGPALAMVNSDRGITNLHVPSDVIVDASMPAMIRSSGHMWGPDGAEADTLAVIPDSSYAGVYAAVIEDCKKNGAFDPTTMGTVPNVGLMAQKAEEYGSHDKTFEVASAGTVEVRSADGAVLMSHTVAAGDIVRACQAKDAPIRDWVSLAVRRARLSGMPAVFWLDPERSHDRALIEKVRTYLQDEDTDGLDLRILSPVEATRFSVDRLRRGEDTISVTGNVLRDYLTDLFPILELGTSAKMLSVVPLMNGGGLFETGAGGSAPKHVQQLTDENHLRWDSLGEFLALAESLRHQARVDGSDRPRILADGLDEATEKLLNEGRSPSRRTGEIDNRGSHFYLAVYWARALADQTEDEALAAVFAPVAEALEANADAIAEELVSIQGSPADLGGYYRPDPAKAAAVMRPSATFNAIIDPLRG; via the coding sequence ATGTCGCCCATTATATATACGCACACCGACGAAGCACCGATGCTGGCCACGGAGTCTTTCCTGCCCGTGCTCCAAGCGTTCGCTTCACAGGCGGATGTCGACGTCGAGACCAGGGATATCTCTCTGGCCGGCCGCATCATCGCCGCACTATCCGACTATCTCCCGGAGGATCAGCGCCAACCGGATGCGCTGTCTGAGCTGGGGGATCTGGCAAAGACGCCGGACGCGAATATCATCAAGCTCCCGAACATCTCCGCCTCGATGCCTCAGCTGAAGGCCGCGATCGCCGAACTCCAGTCCCAGGGGATCCCTGTACCGGACTATCCGGATCAGCCTGCTGATGACACGGAGAGGGACATCAAGTCCCGCTATGACGGAGTGAAGGGCTCGGCCGTGAACCCTGTCCTGCGTGAGGGCAACTCCGATCGGAGGGCACCCCAGGTCATCAAGAACTACACCCGCCGACATCCTCATTCGATGGGCGCCTGGTCGCCCGACTCGAAGACTCGCGTCGCAACGATGTCAGGTGATGATTTCCGTGCGAACGAGCAGACGGTTGTCATGCCGGCGGCGGATACCCTCTCTATCGTCCACGTGGATGACAATGGGACTGAGACTGTTCTTCGCGAATCGATCCCGGTTCTTGAGGGCGAGGTCGTCGATTCGACGGTCATGTCTGCTGCCGCACTCGATCGTTTCCTCGTCGAGCAGATCAATGCGGCGAAACATGCGGGGGTGCTGTTCTCTGTCCACCTCAAGGCCACGATGATGAAGGTCTCTGACCCGATCATCTTCGGTCATGTTGTTCGAGCATTCTTCCCCCGCACCTTTGCCGATTACGGGGCAGAGCTGAAGGCGGCTGGCCTGACGGCCGAGAACGGCCTCGGCGGCATCCTCGACGGACTATCACGGGTTGAGAACGGGGAAGCGATTGCGGCTTCCTTCGAGAAGGAGATGGCGGAGGGCCCTGCCCTTGCCATGGTGAACTCCGATCGCGGGATCACGAACCTTCACGTGCCTTCCGATGTCATCGTCGATGCCTCCATGCCGGCCATGATCCGCTCCTCCGGTCACATGTGGGGCCCTGACGGCGCCGAAGCCGACACTCTCGCCGTTATCCCCGACTCGTCATATGCCGGGGTTTACGCCGCCGTCATCGAGGATTGCAAGAAGAACGGCGCTTTCGATCCGACGACGATGGGTACCGTCCCGAACGTCGGCCTCATGGCGCAGAAGGCAGAAGAGTACGGGTCGCACGATAAGACGTTCGAGGTCGCGTCCGCCGGCACCGTCGAGGTGCGAAGCGCGGACGGGGCTGTGCTGATGAGCCACACGGTGGCGGCCGGCGACATTGTGCGCGCCTGCCAGGCGAAGGATGCTCCGATCAGGGACTGGGTGTCTCTTGCTGTTCGGCGCGCCCGCCTGTCTGGCATGCCAGCGGTCTTCTGGCTCGATCCGGAGCGTTCGCACGATCGTGCCCTCATCGAGAAGGTCCGCACGTACCTTCAGGACGAGGATACGGATGGTCTGGACCTGAGGATCCTCTCCCCCGTGGAGGCGACCCGGTTCAGCGTTGACCGGCTGCGCCGCGGGGAGGACACGATCTCTGTCACCGGCAACGTGCTTCGCGACTATCTCACGGATCTCTTCCCGATTCTCGAGCTCGGCACGTCGGCGAAGATGCTGTCGGTCGTGCCGCTGATGAACGGGGGCGGACTGTTCGAGACCGGCGCGGGAGGCTCCGCACCGAAGCACGTGCAGCAGCTGACGGATGAGAACCATCTTCGGTGGGATTCTCTCGGCGAGTTCCTCGCGCTGGCCGAATCGCTCCGGCATCAGGCCCGGGTTGACGGCTCTGACCGCCCCCGGATTCTCGCCGACGGCCTCGATGAGGCGACGGAGAAGCTTCTCAACGAGGGACGGTCTCCGTCTCGCCGCACCGGTGAGATCGACAATCGCGGCAGCCACTTCTACCTTGCTGTCTACTGGGCTCGGGCGTTGGCCGACCAGACGGAGGACGAGGCGCTGGCCGCCGTGTTCGCGCCGGTGGCTGAGGCGCTTGAGGCGAATGCGGATGCTATTGCGGAAGAGCTGGTAAGCATTCAGGGAAGCCCCGCGGATCTCGGCGGCTACTACCGTCCCGACCCCGCGAAGGCGGCGGCTGTCATGCGACCGTCAGCCACGTTCAACGCGATCATCGACCCGCTGCGCGGGTAG
- a CDS encoding LLM class flavin-dependent oxidoreductase encodes MGMVEFGINTFGDMTTGSDGTPKSAAQVIRDVIEEAVLADSLGIDAIGLGEHHRDDYAISAPDMILGAIASRTEHIKLGTAVTVLSSDDPLRVFERFATLDAISRGRAEVVLGRGSFTESFPLFGYKLSDYNVLFDEKFEIFSQALTEKPIRWSGTHRLPIEGALLMPPTENGLSAWVGVGGSPESVIRSVQRGIPMMLAIIGGAPGRFRPFVDLYERAQKEFGVTNPMPLGMHSPGHVAETDEQARAELWEPFRENRTRIGRERGWGDPTYEDFIDEIEHGALFVGSPATVAQKIYDTIRILDVDRFDFKYANGPMPHEQLMTSLDLYGGTVVPRVKEMLSRAS; translated from the coding sequence ATGGGTATGGTCGAGTTCGGCATCAACACATTCGGGGATATGACGACCGGTTCGGACGGCACACCCAAGAGTGCCGCGCAGGTAATACGTGACGTCATCGAGGAAGCCGTCCTTGCGGACTCCCTCGGCATCGATGCCATCGGGCTCGGCGAACACCACCGCGACGACTATGCGATCTCCGCGCCCGACATGATCCTCGGCGCCATCGCCTCCCGCACCGAACACATCAAGCTGGGAACGGCCGTCACCGTGCTCTCCTCCGATGACCCGCTGCGCGTCTTCGAACGCTTTGCCACGCTCGATGCGATCAGCCGGGGTCGCGCCGAAGTTGTCCTCGGGCGCGGCTCGTTCACCGAGTCCTTCCCACTGTTCGGCTACAAGCTGTCCGACTACAACGTGCTCTTCGATGAGAAGTTCGAGATCTTCAGCCAGGCATTGACAGAGAAGCCTATCCGCTGGTCGGGAACCCATCGTCTGCCGATCGAGGGTGCACTCCTCATGCCGCCGACAGAGAACGGCTTGTCGGCCTGGGTCGGTGTCGGCGGGTCCCCCGAATCCGTCATCCGCTCAGTCCAGCGCGGGATCCCGATGATGCTCGCCATTATCGGCGGAGCGCCCGGGAGGTTCCGCCCCTTCGTCGATCTCTACGAGCGGGCCCAGAAAGAGTTCGGCGTGACGAACCCGATGCCGCTCGGCATGCACTCCCCGGGGCATGTCGCAGAAACCGACGAGCAGGCCCGCGCAGAACTATGGGAACCTTTCCGGGAGAACAGGACCAGGATCGGACGCGAGCGGGGATGGGGCGACCCCACGTATGAGGACTTCATCGACGAGATCGAACACGGTGCGCTCTTCGTCGGATCACCCGCGACTGTCGCTCAGAAAATCTACGACACGATCCGCATTCTCGACGTCGACCGCTTCGACTTCAAATATGCGAACGGTCCCATGCCGCACGAACAGCTCATGACCTCTCTCGATCTGTACGGCGGCACCGTCGTCCCGCGCGTCAAGGAGATGCTGTCACGGGCCTCCTAA
- a CDS encoding PepSY domain-containing protein — protein MRTTTIGLAAALALTLTACSDTSDDADLPQETTVPAESDEPTSEAPETDAGASPDRSIDIRGHEFAVTLEEALEKSRAETGEGIIHSVGMDWWLDGTAGAWVWEVDTIANGEEWELDIDATSGEIRQTERSATDDEEKALDFEAIIDYEVAMASAQASGRVTGWDLEWDDGRMVYSIEFEDDIDVTVDATTGDVIEVDE, from the coding sequence ATGCGGACAACAACGATTGGCCTAGCGGCCGCCCTGGCCCTGACCCTTACGGCATGCTCCGACACGAGCGACGATGCCGACCTGCCTCAGGAGACCACCGTTCCAGCGGAGTCTGACGAACCCACATCGGAAGCCCCCGAGACTGACGCTGGCGCGTCACCCGACCGTTCGATCGACATTCGCGGCCACGAGTTCGCGGTGACCCTCGAGGAGGCTCTCGAGAAGAGCCGCGCCGAGACCGGCGAAGGAATCATCCACTCGGTCGGCATGGATTGGTGGCTGGACGGAACGGCGGGTGCGTGGGTGTGGGAAGTGGATACCATCGCGAACGGTGAGGAGTGGGAGCTCGACATCGATGCCACGTCCGGCGAGATTCGCCAAACCGAACGCTCCGCGACCGATGATGAGGAGAAGGCACTCGATTTCGAGGCGATCATCGACTACGAGGTTGCCATGGCGAGTGCGCAGGCGAGCGGACGAGTGACCGGATGGGACCTCGAATGGGATGACGGTCGTATGGTCTACTCCATCGAGTTCGAGGACGACATCGACGTCACGGTCGACGCCACGACTGGCGATGTGATCGAGGTCGATGAGTGA
- a CDS encoding DNA-3-methyladenine glycosylase I yields MTHQRPAWAERSDLERDYYDTEWGMPVTSERGVFERLSLEVFQSGLSWTTILARREAFRVAFAGFDPDAVSEFTEDDEAGLVADETIIRNRRKIVATIENARAVRELRRDPELRGRGPIESGLPALVWSYRPAEHPLYEERDMPAESPQSQALARELKSRGFRHLGPVTVYAMMQAIGIVNDHPAGSWRREPVALAVADVVRAAT; encoded by the coding sequence ATGACACATCAACGGCCGGCTTGGGCGGAACGAAGCGATCTCGAACGTGACTACTACGACACCGAGTGGGGCATGCCGGTCACGTCGGAGCGGGGCGTCTTCGAGCGTCTGTCCCTCGAGGTGTTTCAGTCGGGGCTGTCATGGACGACGATCCTTGCACGCCGGGAGGCCTTCCGCGTGGCCTTTGCCGGCTTCGATCCCGATGCGGTCAGCGAGTTCACCGAGGATGACGAGGCGGGGCTCGTGGCAGATGAGACGATCATCCGCAATCGTCGAAAGATCGTCGCGACGATTGAGAATGCTCGAGCCGTGCGGGAATTACGCCGCGATCCCGAGCTCCGGGGGCGGGGACCGATCGAGTCGGGCCTTCCCGCTCTCGTCTGGTCGTATCGCCCCGCAGAGCATCCGCTGTACGAGGAGCGTGACATGCCTGCCGAGTCACCACAGTCGCAGGCGCTCGCACGGGAGCTCAAGTCGAGAGGCTTCCGCCACCTCGGGCCGGTCACCGTCTATGCGATGATGCAGGCGATCGGCATCGTCAACGATCATCCGGCCGGTTCGTGGCGGCGCGAACCGGTGGCACTCGCTGTCGCGGATGTTGTCCGCGCCGCCACGTGA
- a CDS encoding pseudouridine synthase gives MSVSDPRRGVSPTILQVGSGANLVDRVAAALEQKGASVTRADVEDAVSRGDIGFVDADRVAIHRPVPDEVDIDLPVLARTDRYVVIDKPAGIATTPKGSYVARSVLVQARRQFGDDVVCAHRLDRATTGVLLLITAPHYRGAYQSLFEHRLVHKTYEFIAKTRETIPSSYSSRLSGQRGRTREVEGEANATTRFRLLETRGELSRYEACPLTGQRHQIRAHASALGIPILGDCLYGPGAGYPDRIALLARNLSFLDPVDGSAVTVSTVQTLSFP, from the coding sequence GTGTCAGTCTCTGATCCCAGACGCGGCGTCTCCCCCACCATCCTCCAGGTGGGGTCGGGCGCGAATCTCGTCGACCGTGTGGCTGCGGCACTCGAACAGAAGGGAGCCTCAGTCACGCGTGCAGATGTGGAGGATGCTGTCTCTCGAGGCGATATTGGGTTCGTCGACGCCGATCGAGTGGCCATTCACCGTCCTGTGCCCGACGAGGTCGACATTGATCTGCCTGTTCTTGCACGGACCGACCGTTACGTGGTGATCGACAAGCCTGCAGGTATTGCCACCACCCCGAAGGGCTCCTACGTGGCCCGGTCAGTGCTTGTCCAGGCGAGGAGACAGTTCGGGGATGACGTTGTGTGCGCACATCGCCTTGATCGAGCCACCACAGGTGTGCTCCTCCTCATCACTGCTCCCCACTATCGGGGAGCCTATCAGTCGCTATTCGAGCATCGACTCGTGCACAAGACCTATGAGTTCATTGCGAAGACAAGGGAGACGATTCCCTCCAGCTACTCATCTCGGCTTTCCGGACAGCGCGGGAGGACGCGAGAAGTCGAAGGGGAAGCGAATGCGACGACGCGGTTCAGGCTGCTCGAAACACGCGGGGAGCTGTCTCGCTACGAAGCCTGCCCTTTAACCGGCCAGAGGCATCAGATCCGAGCGCATGCGAGTGCCCTCGGGATCCCCATCCTCGGCGATTGCCTCTACGGTCCCGGCGCCGGTTATCCGGATCGCATCGCACTCCTGGCACGAAACTTATCCTTTCTCGATCCGGTTGACGGCAGTGCCGTCACCGTGTCGACAGTCCAAACATTGTCATTCCCCTGA
- a CDS encoding DUF808 domain-containing protein: MAGGLVALFDDVAALARMAAASVDDVAAGAMKASAKAAGVVIDDAAVTPQYVDGAHPNRELPIIKKIAIGSIRNKLLFILPVVLLLSEFLPGLLTPILMIGGTYLCYEGAEKVYEKLRGKHAERAVPAVQQGAEAEDKVVRSAITTDFVLSAEIMVISLDQVIDETFWVRAAILVVVAVVITGVVYGAVALLVKMDDVGLRLAQRPSPTSKRIGLGLVSAMPKVMNAITIIGTFAMLWVGGHIILNGIHELGFDPIHDLIHSLAGAVENVAVIGGLLAWLVDTTISLVIGLAWGLLVLAVVHPILAKRGHHGKTETAKQNTSDAPGSTATTKDDNATGL, encoded by the coding sequence ATGGCCGGTGGACTGGTTGCCCTGTTTGACGATGTAGCGGCCCTTGCTCGCATGGCAGCAGCGTCTGTCGACGATGTCGCTGCGGGTGCCATGAAAGCGAGTGCGAAGGCGGCCGGCGTCGTCATTGACGATGCTGCGGTCACCCCCCAGTATGTCGATGGCGCACACCCGAATCGAGAGCTGCCGATCATTAAGAAGATCGCGATCGGTTCGATACGGAACAAGCTGCTCTTCATCTTGCCGGTGGTGCTGCTCCTATCGGAGTTCCTGCCGGGCCTGCTCACGCCGATCCTCATGATCGGCGGCACCTATCTCTGCTACGAGGGCGCGGAGAAGGTGTATGAGAAGCTTCGCGGGAAGCACGCCGAGAGGGCCGTCCCTGCCGTGCAGCAGGGCGCGGAGGCGGAGGACAAGGTCGTCCGCAGTGCGATCACGACCGACTTCGTGCTGTCTGCCGAGATCATGGTCATCTCACTCGATCAGGTCATCGATGAAACGTTCTGGGTGCGCGCTGCGATCCTTGTCGTCGTTGCCGTGGTGATCACGGGCGTCGTGTACGGGGCGGTCGCGCTGCTGGTGAAGATGGACGACGTGGGGCTTCGTCTCGCGCAGCGTCCTTCACCGACCTCGAAGAGGATTGGCCTTGGGCTCGTCAGCGCGATGCCGAAGGTCATGAATGCGATCACGATCATCGGAACCTTCGCGATGCTGTGGGTCGGTGGGCACATTATTCTCAACGGCATTCACGAACTCGGCTTCGACCCCATCCATGACCTGATCCACTCCCTCGCCGGGGCGGTTGAGAACGTCGCCGTTATCGGCGGCCTTCTCGCCTGGCTGGTGGATACGACGATCTCTCTCGTGATCGGTCTCGCGTGGGGCCTCCTCGTCCTCGCCGTCGTCCACCCGATCCTCGCCAAGCGCGGACACCACGGGAAGACGGAGACAGCGAAGCAGAACACGTCCGACGCTCCGGGTTCGACTGCGACGACAAAGGACGATAACGCGACAGGGCTGTAG
- a CDS encoding GNAT family N-acetyltransferase, giving the protein MEIRRHPDRYELEVDGDVIGHLEIVIDGSTLTATSTVVDPAHGGQGYAGMLVKRMLDDAREEGLSVIPACSYVAAYIAKHEEYSDLLASSD; this is encoded by the coding sequence ATGGAGATCAGGAGACACCCGGACCGCTACGAGCTTGAGGTCGACGGAGACGTGATCGGTCACCTCGAGATCGTCATCGACGGCTCCACCCTGACGGCGACGAGCACCGTTGTCGATCCTGCCCATGGCGGGCAGGGATACGCGGGGATGTTGGTGAAGAGAATGCTGGACGATGCTCGGGAAGAGGGCCTGTCCGTCATCCCAGCCTGCTCGTACGTGGCCGCCTATATCGCTAAGCACGAGGAATACTCGGACCTGCTCGCGTCCTCGGACTAG